The DNA sequence CCTGACCTTTCACTAATTCCACTCCAGCGGTTACTCCGAATCGGATCCTTCCATAGCTACATCTCCGCCGTCCGATGCTAAAGCTGCCAAGGCCAAAGGGTTGCAGTCGGCATCCACCGGGTGCGTCTGACGAAAACTTTGGTTTCCCGTCCCTCATCGGATGCCGCTTCGGTTACGGTCCGTCTGGAGCATCCCATCAGCAGTGCATCATTGAGTGCGGTAGAATTCCACCGAAGTCGATCACCTTTGGATTCTGGAAGCATGAACAGAGACCAAATTATCTCCATAACAGTACGTGCAAGGCTTGCTGAAGCCACACGAAAAACTACTGCAACTCGGAAAAGTGGCATGACTGAGCAAGACAACCTGAGGATCACAAGACTTGTTTCAACAGATTGGAGCATCCGTGCAACAATCAAAGGCTATACTACTTTACCACCAAATAGCTCGAGACCCGGAAGTCCAATAAGAAGACCATCCATGTTCCATTTGAGATAAGTTCTTTTGTTTAAGCTATTGCGATCATATGGAAAATGGCGTCCAAAGATTGATTTGGAGTGTTCCAAATACTTACACCCGTCAACCTGAGGACAACTGGAATCCACGAGAGTCCATGCACTCAAAACGAATATATAGAATAAGCTTTTTACTTGTGCCTGCAAGTCAGTGTCAACATCCAAAATGAATGATACATGAAACAACCGCTGAATCTAAAAGAATTGGTGCCCGATGGCAGCAATGCACCGTCACGGACTCGCGCAAATCATTTCTGTAACAGAATCAGCCATCAGTTTTTGCATCACAAGGGTAGGCAGTGCGCTAAATGTCATGCTGTTGGAGATGCTGATGTATGCATATAGTATCATAAAAAAACAAAAGGCTTAATTCGTCCAACTAAGCTGTGAATTCATAAAGTGATTCTTCATTGGTATCAGAAAGAGGAGAGcataaaaaacttgctagatgaCCAAGTATACTATCTTGTTCAAGAGCAAGTTTTTACAATAACTGAAACAATTTGATCAAGCATTAAACAACCATGCGGATAAACCATGCGTCACCGGCAAGAACTTGAACAAGAACTGAAAGTTGCATTGACAAATGATCAGTAATGTTCGATGGCTAAATGAATGATCACAAAAGAAGCATGGAGATCATAAGAAGCACAATAATTTAACTTCAAATTGACATGATTTCAGACCTAAGAACCTCGACTCTCCTAAGTTACTTAAAACAAGTCACGTTGCTCAAAGGGGTTAAAAAAGCCCCCTATCAAACACACTTACGGTCTAACCTGGACTAATTATGGGAAAATGGCAACTGAAGccaaaaccatcattgatgaaagcAGCATGCCCCTTACATATGTGATGAAAGAAGATGAAGTTTGAGAGCCATGAGGAATCTGCTGCCTGCAAATGTGCAAATTAACAAAGATATCAAACTCTGAGGAAGGACAAGAAATGAAGAATACAGCACTTTGAGAATATTATTTCAGGTTTAGAACAAAATAAGGTGTCATGAATAATCAAACCATACTTCTGCTTATCTTTTAGGAGACCGCAATAGAGGACACTATCTGGCATTGGCAACTCTGTCCTGTTTGAATTATCTTCAGGATTGACGACTCTTACATACACCTCCTGGCCAAGGTACCATGTATCAAGATTCTCCACTCGTACATTCCAAAAACCTACACTATCCAGTGAGACTAGGACAGCAGTCCATGCCCCTGGGAAAACCTAAAAATGTAAAAGGGTGCATTAATGTCTCAAAGGAAAACATCATCAGCAGTGAATTAGTATGACGTGACTTAGTAATTGAGAAGAGGATTCCAAATTTTGAGATACACGAGCCACTGCTAAGAATATTTTCGTGGATAAAATGACTTGAGAACTTTCATCCAGCTGAAAGGTGTGCCACAAGCATTGTGACAGGATCATGAGGACGCTCGAGAAGAATATTTCTTTTTGAATGGCATTGAGATGGTTATATTCCTTATTCAAAGGTTATGTTGGAAgacatcaataaaaaggaaaacattggtgcacaaaatctgaaCTCTCTCCTAAGGCAGAGGGTCACCACAAGTTATTGGCTACAGAGATCTGAACTGAAGTATATTCTTTTATAGCACCCCATAAATAGAAGCTTGAACAATAAAAGGAAAATTCAGATCATATGATCATTTGATCACATTTATAAAATTGTAGGGAAGAGATAATTCAGAATGTTATGCACTCAAGTTTAGGCCTGAACTTGGGCTTCTGTACACAGATCATCATACTATAATAAGGAATTAACATTAATGTCACAGAGATAGGCACAACAAAAACATAAAACTCAAGCATCTTTGGAAAAACCAATCACATTAGACATGAAATATCTCTTGCCATGTCAATGCAAGAAAACTGAAGAACACAAGTGAAGGAATTGAATACATGCACCACTTCATTAGTTACGAGGACAGACATTTAACGCTGACCAACTTTAATGTCATCAATATGAACTATGGGCATATCAGTGCATAGGTGAATGTGAAAGTTGAATGGCAGATACCTGTGTTGTGCAGCGAGAAACACCATCCCACTTGTTGTATGTACCCCTACTGTTCTCTGTCCACTCACCATAATCCATCCTGTGATTAACCAAAAAAACAAATTTTATATGTAGAAAAGATAAACGGAATTACTACAGTTTCCTACATCTACTATGAAACACTAAAATGTGGTCCATACCCCACTACAAAGAATGCATATCCATCCATGTGGTATGTCTGAACCATAGTATCATTGTTTTGGAATATAATTTCCATAAAACCCTTGTACGTGCCATTGATCACAGACGTTCCAAGTTGAGGTGGTCTATTGAGTGGTCTAGTGGGGAAATCAAGTGTATAAACTCCCTGCTTGTTGTACTCATCAGCAAGCCTTAGAGGAGTAACAGGAGGAGAATATGATATACCATTTAGTGTAGCCCTGCGTTTTCCATTGATGATCACAGGAGGCATATTTCTCAAAACATACACCTGGGTCACATCAATCGAACCATATCTAAATGATCCTTGAGGATTAGGACGTGCAGCACCAGCACTTACATTCATCCTGAAAGGATTTTTGCAGTTAACAAGCTACAATAAGAAAGTCGATGATAGTAACAACCAAAAAGTAGTTTCATAACTTCAGGAAAATATAAAGCATCAGTAGATTCATTTTGAAACCCATTAAACAAACAACTAGCAAGAAATTCTCAAGAGTCAAGAGAATAAATGATATACTTTAGAAATTCTAATATAAAAAAATCCAAGAAAATATCATACAAGGAACATATGGGCTCTAATTGCACATCCAGAaacaaaattagttcacaaaagcaGATTAAGAAAAGAATCATAAGGCAAGAATACTGAAAGCTGGTGTTTCATAGAAATGAAATACAGACCTGATAGATCTGGCTTGGTTCATCGAAAAGGTCTTATCATAGAAATCGTTAGGGGAATCAGGAAGAGGACCAGATGCCATGCCTTTGGAATTTGAGTAGTGCAAAATGGCAACACCAGTAACTCTACTCCATAGTGACTCGTTTACGAACCTAGCACTTGCTACAATGTAGTAGTCACTGCTTGCATTCTGATCCATGGTAACCAAGAAGGAGTATGACTGACCAACATGGATATCGAGGTTGGTATAATTCTGTTGTACAGTGTATGATCCTTCTGTCTCCACAAGAAGAAGGTTGTGATTTTGAATTCTGAAGTTCAAGCTAGTTGAGATGCCAACATTGTGAACACGGAAGCGATATGTTTTGCCTGTTTCAAGGAAACAAATCTCCAGATGTCAGAAcaagttaataaaaaaaaataagaatctactgatgagaagataaaaaataaaatcaattatgggccaataaaCTTGAAAATTGAGCTCACTTTTCAGATAGCAAGAGAACTAGTTTCTAGCATTGTATTGAAAATGATGCTACCAGTAGCTCTGGGATGGAAGCTCCCTATCTATGAAAAAGAAATATTTCACCTAGATAACTTTTCTCCATTTAGATAACCAGCATTACTTTTCATCTATGATAAGCAGTCTATGGTAGCTCAAGTTGGATATTGTGTAACCGGGATTCAGTTGGAATGTGTCCATAAAacattgtatgattttgaacaaTCTAATTTCTCTCCGCTACAATTTAAACAAAATACTTAGTCACCATCACAAAGATATAGCTTTTTAATGTGCactgataaattaaaaaaagatctaagaactttttttttcttggaagaTAGAAGCTTTTAGTTTTAGCCCACAACGATTCTCCAACATGATCTGGGGGTCAGGGCATCTACTCATAATGTCAGCATGGAAGCTAATCTGGTTCAAATTTACCCCTTAAAAGATTAAAGCCAACACCTCGACATGATATTATTCTCTTTAGATTAGCTTTGTATATTTCTAATTTGCCTCCTATTACAACAGACCTAACTTGTGAGCGGCTAATGCATAGGAGTGGAACAATATCCTTCAGGGAAATCACAAGTGAGGGAGGACCTGACTTGAATTTATTTACCCAATGTTTAAAACTTGTGAATTGGGCATAATAGCACAACTAATTACCCGGTTCTATGTTGATGGTTTCATAATCAATCCCATCAGGAACAAGCGTAGTATTATAACGATACGGCCCCTTCCCATTCATCAGAACTCCATCAGGCATTCCGAGGTCCTTCCCATCATCGAGCGCCTTCCTCAGGTCCTGCAAACAGGATCCCACCAAGGTCATACGGATGGCATCCTTACCCACAAACAGACAGAAGGGAGTTGAGAAATCGACCAACCGTGTGGTTCTTGATGTACCAATCCCCGATAAAGAGGGTGATGTCCCCATCTGGCTTCCCAAATGGCACGGCGATGACTTCACGGTTGTTGACAGTGATCCCACCATAGCCACCAGTAGCTCGCTGGAGGCCGAGGGACGGGAAGTAGAAGAAGCTGCCGATCTGGTCCTTCACCTGGAACTGGAAGGTCCAGTTCCAGCCCGGGGGGATAGGGCAGTTGGTGCCCATCACCCCATCCTGCCAGCAGTTCTTCCGGTGCTGGATTCCGTCCCTGGAAACACCGAATGAACATCAAGAAACCAAACACCATACCTTCCAAAGAATGCCAAACTCCGAAACCTCGAACACAAACCCTCAATCCATCAAAGGATACAGGGGAAGAAGTTCAAGAACGAGAAGCAGGAAAGATACCAGGTCAGGAGGACAGGCTCATCCAAGCTGTTGAGTACGTTAACGACCACATTCCAGTTGGTGGTAACGTTCATAATGGGGCCGGGAAACTGCTTCGCGATCGCGATCACCTGCCATAAATCAAATCGATGGTAACTTATAAGCCCTACGAATCACCTGTGAATCTTCTCCTAGAACCGACCAAGAAAACTACAAAAGGACGCCGATTCGATCCCACATGCCAAAGAAAGAAATGAACAAGCATCACCCATTTCCTTCTTCGGATCGACTAGCTTTGTAGATGAAAACGAGGGAAGTCACCTTCTGGGGGACGCCGAGAGGGGAAGCGGTGATGTAGGAGACATCCCAATCGAAGTAAGCGAAGGGATCGCCGGCCGAGCTCGGTAGCATCAGCGCCGTGGCCCACACCAGCGCCACCGCCACCACCCaccccgccgccgccaccgccgccgcgctCGACCGCCACCGCCCCACCATTcccttctctccctctcctcttgtTTTGAGTTAATTTTCTTTACTCCTCTTCCTATTACCAACACCGCCTCAACAGTCTACCGCCCTTTACAGACCAATCTGCTTGCGATCGGACAAGAGAGATCAGAAACAGCAccagtatctctctctctctctcgcattcGGTGGTTCTTTCCGACACGCTGATATGGTATTTGGCAAGTTGTACTGAAACCACAGCATGAACAGACCACTGGCATTCTAActtgagagagagaaaaagagcgtTAGTTGGAACGGCAAGACGCGGGTTAAATGCCACGTTAGACTTGGAACCCGAAACGGTTGTGGACGCCCTGTTTGGTGATAGGAGCTTCGCACCTGCTTTGGCTGGGATTCAAAAGACGAGAAGAGCGCGGGACCTGAGTGGAACGACTCCGTTGCGACGGCTGAATCGACGGCTGATATTGCTGGGAGAAAGGGGGAGGCAGAGTGCATCGCGGCCTTCCACGATGTAAAAGCAATCAACAGTAAGCTACTTAGCTTATCGCTTTGGTCTTCTTTTCCAGCTCGTGCACCTGTCTACGATCACTGCAGAAGCTGAAAGCTGCCTTGCCACTGATTCACGGTCACGTCAAAGTTTGAGCGGTCCCCACCATCTCGGTGTTCAAATATTCACGCGCTCAAGCTTGGCGCACTTCGTGGCGGGAATGTAGGAAGGATGGTCGGGTGCATGGGCCCATCCATACCACTACTGCATCGCCGTCGTCTTCCAAATGCTCGTGGCTGGTGAGAACAGGCGGGCTGTGTGAGACTAGAATGATGTGTGAAAACCATAAAATATTCTGATGTTGTAATGGTAGCGAAAATATGGAgtaaaatcatgaaaagtatttttgACTATAAACTCTTTTTCTTATAAAGATGTAAGCCGCAAAAGTATTTTTGACTATAAACTACTTAACATTTATTTAAACAAGGTAAAAATATCATCGTAATCATCTTCGTTAAAATTATATATCTTAGGAGAGTCTGGTTCACTTTACGTATGAATACTTTTCATCAGACTAAGTAATAGATTTTGTTAAAACGATTGATGGTATCTTTAAAAGTATAAttatgtaataattttttaaaattagttcATGAACAAAGCTGGCATTAAATGCTAAATTCTATCTGAGAAGGCTAAATATATCCTGCTTATTCCGCACTGAAGTTGTGAGTGCAATTgtatgttttctttaaccttcccTAAGTACAAGAGAAAGTAAAACATTGTTCTATGGGAAAtccataaataaataaagaatctTTAAGTCTTCTCCATTACAAAGTTCAGTAAACTGGAATATATTAAGGTAAAACTATATGTGTTTGCAAGCAGGGATAAACCTAAGCAAGGCTTTTATGGACACAGAGCAGGATATTGCTATCTGAAAGTTCCAGGTCCTGATATACAATTGGAGTAccatacccttttttttttttttcattacaaCTGCCTTGCTATAGTAGAAAAGATTTGAAAGTTCTTTAGAAATAATAGCGTatgtatatattaaaaattaattaataagtaATTATCTTATATAGTTAGCATATTTTGGGTCTCAGATAAATCACCACCGATGTCACACGTCAAGTCACAACCGATGTCAGAATGTCACACGCCGTCAGAATCCGATGTCGCACGCCAAGTCGAGATCTGTACCGAGACACTGTGTGACACGACCCATCCCGAGAGCTCAGGGTGATGTCGTCTGACGTCGCTTCGACATTCTCCAAGACACCAGCTGGTCCGAAGCATCGTCCTATCCCACGAGGGTCAACAGCCACACCAAATCGATACGCAACCAACCCTTgcacaatagtataaaagcccctgacCGGCATTCGGTCAGGGAAATAAAAAAAGGGAAGCAATTTAATCctctactgacttgctcgtcaaaGCGACCAAAgtcggggatcacccgacgagggtTGTTTTTACAGGCGAACGACCACCCGAGCTGTGATTGTCCCAACCCGGGGATTTACGT is a window from the Musa acuminata AAA Group cultivar baxijiao chromosome BXJ2-1, Cavendish_Baxijiao_AAA, whole genome shotgun sequence genome containing:
- the LOC103995231 gene encoding monocopper oxidase-like protein SKU5 — encoded protein: MVGRWRSSAAAVAAAGWVVAVALVWATALMLPSSAGDPFAYFDWDVSYITASPLGVPQKVIAIAKQFPGPIMNVTTNWNVVVNVLNSLDEPVLLTWDGIQHRKNCWQDGVMGTNCPIPPGWNWTFQFQVKDQIGSFFYFPSLGLQRATGGYGGITVNNREVIAVPFGKPDGDITLFIGDWYIKNHTDLRKALDDGKDLGMPDGVLMNGKGPYRYNTTLVPDGIDYETINIEPGKTYRFRVHNVGISTSLNFRIQNHNLLLVETEGSYTVQQNYTNLDIHVGQSYSFLVTMDQNASSDYYIVASARFVNESLWSRVTGVAILHYSNSKGMASGPLPDSPNDFYDKTFSMNQARSIRMNVSAGAARPNPQGSFRYGSIDVTQVYVLRNMPPVIINGKRRATLNGISYSPPVTPLRLADEYNKQGVYTLDFPTRPLNRPPQLGTSVINGTYKGFMEIIFQNNDTMVQTYHMDGYAFFVVGMDYGEWTENSRGTYNKWDGVSRCTTQVFPGAWTAVLVSLDSVGFWNVRVENLDTWYLGQEVYVRVVNPEDNSNRTELPMPDSVLYCGLLKDKQKQQIPHGSQTSSSFITYVRGMLLSSMMVLASVAIFP